Proteins from a genomic interval of Paenibacillus sp. RC334:
- a CDS encoding alpha/beta hydrolase family protein, giving the protein MALIQCQFYSEVLGLSTSMHVILPQETRSQIGLEGKQGTGPHPTLYLLHGLSDDDSIWLRRTSIERYVASLGIAVVMPQIHRSFYTDMEQGGAYGTFISEELPTLARSFFPLSAKREDNFVAGLSMGGYGAFKLALQHPERFAAAASLSGVLDLHAARIDPIHKAMSSAEWSHIFGPDEIRGTDHDLLELLQRHATLGTSLPLLYQCCGTEDFLYEGNQTFRKACDTAGIPLTYEEGPGTHEWGYWDAKIQDVLAWLPLKGR; this is encoded by the coding sequence ATGGCTCTTATTCAATGTCAGTTTTATTCAGAAGTCCTTGGCTTGAGCACATCCATGCATGTTATTCTCCCTCAGGAAACCCGTTCGCAGATAGGACTCGAAGGCAAGCAAGGAACCGGACCACACCCAACACTGTATTTGCTGCACGGCCTGTCGGACGATGATTCGATCTGGTTACGCAGAACCTCCATTGAACGCTACGTTGCTTCACTGGGGATTGCTGTTGTAATGCCGCAGATTCACCGGAGTTTTTATACCGATATGGAGCAGGGAGGGGCTTACGGGACCTTTATCAGTGAAGAATTGCCGACTTTGGCACGTTCTTTCTTTCCCTTGTCCGCCAAGCGGGAAGACAATTTTGTGGCGGGTCTTTCCATGGGCGGGTATGGTGCCTTCAAACTGGCACTCCAGCATCCAGAGCGCTTTGCGGCCGCTGCCAGTCTCTCGGGGGTATTGGATTTACACGCGGCACGCATCGACCCTATACATAAAGCGATGAGTTCGGCGGAATGGAGTCACATTTTTGGTCCAGATGAAATACGCGGAACAGATCACGACTTGCTGGAGTTGCTACAACGTCATGCTACCTTGGGAACTTCACTCCCCCTGCTCTACCAATGCTGTGGTACGGAGGATTTTCTGTATGAGGGAAACCAGACCTTTCGTAAAGCGTGCGATACTGCCGGGATTCCACTGACCTACGAAGAGGGTCCAGGGACTCATGAATGGGGATACTGGGACGCGAAAATACAGGATGTACTCGCCTGGTTGCCGCTCAAGGGGCGATAA